The following coding sequences are from one Solea solea chromosome 11, fSolSol10.1, whole genome shotgun sequence window:
- the LOC131469046 gene encoding dysbindin-like produces the protein MSSTGSTNHNKRLASETGNSQRALDNDSAQHLKMKERQRFFEDVYQHDIDNYLPSSHLQIDSRKPPMGSISSMEVNVDVLEQMDLMDISDQEALDVFLNSSSGADEGALASPLPGCYNEDDEDEDAEVVYRERAPLTRQNEVCHGSKSRMSSTSSGSSDTSGAGVDTPVIQSDDEEVHADTLLLTSVPQTRDEETEEEDEEERKSP, from the exons ATGTCGTCCACTGGCTCAACCAACCACAACAAACGACTGGCAT CGGAGACAGGCAACTCTCAGAGGGCATTAGACAACGATTCTGCCCAGCACCTGAAGATGAAGGAGAGACAGCGCTTCTTTGAAGATGTCTACCAGCACGACATTGACAACTACTTGCCCTCGTCTCACTTGCAGATTGATTCCAGGAAAC CACCTATGGGCAGTATTTCATCTATGGAAGTGAATGTGGACGTCCTGGAGCAGATGGACCTGATGGACATATCTGACCAGGAGGCTCTCGATGTGTTTCTCAACTCAAGCTCTGGAGCAGATGAAGGAGCTTTGGCATCACCACTACCAG GATGTTACAACGAAGATGACGAGGATGAAGACGCAGAGGTTGTGTACAGGGAGCGCGCTCCCTTGACGCGGCAAAATGAAGTTTGCCACGGCTCGAAGTCGCGCATGTCCTCCACGTCATCCGGCTCCAGTGATACCAGCGGGGCCGGTGTCGACACACCCGTGATCCAGTCCGACGACGAAGAAGTCCACGCTGACACTCTGCTGCTGACCTCTGTTCCCCAAACCAGGGATgaagaaacagaggaggaggacgaggaggaaagaaaatccCCATAA
- the cdh26.1 gene encoding cadherin-like protein 26 isoform X1 — protein sequence MRTVSMLLLVFVGCMSESHSGNRSPRAKRELLLRSKRRWVLSTIELTEETPGPYPKTISHMFNDKKDRNSERHIFKLSGTGVTEEPLGVFSINEETGEVYVHRAIDREKYALFHLKFQILDKDTGLQIDRELSFDIEIMDINDNAPTFAKSRITADVKENSEEGYLPVQLHAMDSDQRGTPNSNVTISVISQKPQQPVIALKQIDDRLAQLTLTGCFNYDKTRNYEVIVQAKDQGTPPLSSTAVISLNIVDTNTHPPVFKETKYKGEVLESTIKRDVLRVAVEDKDTPNTPGWRAKYFIKGNEDGAFQIETDPATNEGILSVIKEMDFERTSLLELQIGVENEEPLFVCKDKSTGTNKLPPPDSVTVTIEVIDFNDPPQFKKEIIDVYQREEEPSGKLLFTPEVHDEDSDINNIRYVLLHDPAKWMGIDAKTGQIKTIKIMDRESPFVNEDSIYNITIGAVDDGKPQATGTCTVLVHLKDINDNTPRLVNNHVIMCGNKVNKVMIAAGDADDHPYSGPFIFSLRDDDGTVKRLWKLDPSVGEEGGLVSLKTLPYGNYTVPLVIQDQQSMRANSTLGVTVCDCGEASVCRRKKPLSTSGGASCIGVIFAGLLLFLLLLLIFMCECGKKTLNHGHIGQDEGNQTLIKYNQEGGGAESMTKPVLPSIPTNGVAVTEGLKKATRQVSETDAGMIAKKDAYNTQNVNLNNSTMGAYQMDSDFRGLGRQNRYSSWSTNKSNSFHQGHGKRYQRSLSQQSQQYIIDHIDKKLPMLDGGHVEYPQYQPYKYVYEGEGSTSQSLDKLSIGNLGDDLQFLNDLEPKFKTLGNICHRAIQEKEHTALKNTAGK from the exons ATGAGGACCGTTTCCATGCTCCTGTTG GTTTTTGTGGGTTGCATGTCAGAGTCTCACAGTGGGAACCGTAGCCCTCGAGCCAAGCGG GAACTTTTGCTGCGTTCCAAAAGAAGATGGGTCTTGTCCACCATTGAACTAACAGAGGAAACACCTGGTCCATACCCTAAGACAATTTCACAC ATGTTTAATGACAAGAAGGACAGAAATTCAGAAAGACATATCTTTAAGTTAAGCGGAACGGGTGTGACTGAAGAGCCACTGGGAGTCTTCTCTATCAATGAAGAAACTGGAGAGGTCTATGTCCATAGAGCTATTGACAGAGAGAAGTACGCGCTCTTCCAT CTCAAGTTTCAAATCTTGGACAAAGACACTGGTCTACAAATAGACAGAGAACTATCTTTTGACATAGAAATAATGGACATCAATGACAATGCGCCAACATTTGCCAAATCCCGAATCACAGCCGACGTAAAGGAAAACTCAGAAGAGG GGTATTTGCCAGTGCAGCTACATGCCATGGACAGCGATCAAAGAGGCACACCTAACTCTAACGTCACCATCAGTGTGATTTCACAGAAACCACAACAGCCCGTGATTGCTTTGAAACAGATTGATGACAGGCTGGCCCAGCTCACACTTACAGGATGTTTCAACTATGAT aaAACAAGGAATTATGAAGTGATTGTTCAGGCAAAGGATCAAGGAACCCCACCCCTTTCCTCAACTGCTGTTATATCTCTCAATATTGTTGACACAAACACCCATCCACCAGTGTTCAAGGAGACTAAG TATAAAGGTGAGGTGTTAGAATCAACCATTAAAAGAGATGTCTTGAGAGTTGCAGTAGAGGACAAAGATACTCCAAATACTCCAGGCTGGCGTGCCAAATATTTCATCAAAGGGAATGAGGATGGAGCTTTCCAAATTGAAACTGACCCAGCGACAAATGAGGGCATTCTAAGTGTCATTAAG GAAATGGATTTTGAGAGAACATCTTTATTAGAACTGCAAATCGGAGTAGAGAATGAGGAACCCTTATTTGTTTGTAAAGACAAATCCACTGGCACCAACAAACTTCCTCCTCCAGATTCAGTCACAGTCACAATCGAAGTGATCGATTTCAACGACCCACCTCAGTTCAAGAAAGAAATAATTGATGTGTaccagagggaggaggagccgTCAGGAAAGCTACTGTTCACGCCAGAGGTTCACGATGAAGATTCTGATATCAATAACATCAG atATGTGTTGTTACACGATCCAGCCAAGTGGATGGGAATTGATGCGAAAACAggacaaatcaaaacaattaaGATAATGGACAGAGAGTCACCTTTCGTTAATGAGGACAGCATTTACAACATCACCATTGGTGCCGTAGATGACG GTAAGCCCCAAGCCACAGGTACATGTACTGTGCTGGTCCACCTGAAGGATATCAATGACAACACGCCTCGACTGGTCAACAATCACGTCATTATGTGTGGAAACAAGGTGAACAAAGTCATGATAGCTGCCGGAGACGCAGATGACCATCCTTACAGTGGGCCCTTCATCTTCTCTTTGAGGGATGATGATGGAACTGTGAAGCGGCTATGGAAACTAGACCCTTCCGTAG GGGAGGAAGGTGGCCTCGTTAGCTTGAAGACACTTCCTTATGGCAACTACACAGTGCCCCTGGTGATTCAGGACCAACAGAGCATGCGTGCAAACAGCACTTTGGGAGTGACGGTGTGCGACTGTGGAGAAGCGAGCGTTTGCCGTCGTAAAAAGCCGCTCTCAACCAGCGGCGGGGCATCTTGCATTGGAGTGATTTTTGCAGGATTgctgttatttttgt TACTACTCCTCATctttatgtgtgagtgtggaaaaaaaacactcaatcaCGGCCACATAGGGCAGGACGAGGGAAACCAGACGCTGATCAAGTACAACCAAGAAGGAGGGGGTGCTGAAAGCATG ACAAAGCCAGTTCTGCCCTCGATACCTACAAATGGAGTAGCTGTGACAGAAGGCCTAAAAAAGGCCACCAGGCAG GTCAGTGAAACCGACGCAGGGATGATCGCGAAGAAAGATGCATACAACACACAA AATGTGAATTTGAACAACAGCACAATGGGAGCGTATCAAATGGACTCCGACTTCAGAGGCCTTGGAAGACAAAACAGG TATTCTTCCTGGAGTACAAACAAGTCCAACTCCTTCCAT CAGGGCCACGGAAAACGGTATCAACGCTCTTTGAGCCAGCAGTCACAGCAGTACATTATAGATCACATTGACAAG AAACTGCCCATGCTTGATGGAGGCCACGTTGAATATCCCCAGTACCAACCCTACAAGTATGTCTATGAGGGAGAGGGCAGCACGTCTCAGTCACTGGATAAGCTGTCCATCGGCAACCTGGGAGACGACTTGCAGTTTCTGAATGACTTGGAGCCAAAGTTCAAGACGTTGGGCAACATCTGTCACAGGGCAATTCAAGAGAAAGAACATACGGCTTTGAAGAACACAGCTGGAAAGTGA
- the cdh26.1 gene encoding cadherin-like protein 26 isoform X2 has protein sequence MSESHSGNRSPRAKRELLLRSKRRWVLSTIELTEETPGPYPKTISHMFNDKKDRNSERHIFKLSGTGVTEEPLGVFSINEETGEVYVHRAIDREKYALFHLKFQILDKDTGLQIDRELSFDIEIMDINDNAPTFAKSRITADVKENSEEGYLPVQLHAMDSDQRGTPNSNVTISVISQKPQQPVIALKQIDDRLAQLTLTGCFNYDKTRNYEVIVQAKDQGTPPLSSTAVISLNIVDTNTHPPVFKETKYKGEVLESTIKRDVLRVAVEDKDTPNTPGWRAKYFIKGNEDGAFQIETDPATNEGILSVIKEMDFERTSLLELQIGVENEEPLFVCKDKSTGTNKLPPPDSVTVTIEVIDFNDPPQFKKEIIDVYQREEEPSGKLLFTPEVHDEDSDINNIRYVLLHDPAKWMGIDAKTGQIKTIKIMDRESPFVNEDSIYNITIGAVDDGKPQATGTCTVLVHLKDINDNTPRLVNNHVIMCGNKVNKVMIAAGDADDHPYSGPFIFSLRDDDGTVKRLWKLDPSVGEEGGLVSLKTLPYGNYTVPLVIQDQQSMRANSTLGVTVCDCGEASVCRRKKPLSTSGGASCIGVIFAGLLLFLLLLLIFMCECGKKTLNHGHIGQDEGNQTLIKYNQEGGGAESMTKPVLPSIPTNGVAVTEGLKKATRQVSETDAGMIAKKDAYNTQNVNLNNSTMGAYQMDSDFRGLGRQNRYSSWSTNKSNSFHQGHGKRYQRSLSQQSQQYIIDHIDKKLPMLDGGHVEYPQYQPYKYVYEGEGSTSQSLDKLSIGNLGDDLQFLNDLEPKFKTLGNICHRAIQEKEHTALKNTAGK, from the exons ATGTCAGAGTCTCACAGTGGGAACCGTAGCCCTCGAGCCAAGCGG GAACTTTTGCTGCGTTCCAAAAGAAGATGGGTCTTGTCCACCATTGAACTAACAGAGGAAACACCTGGTCCATACCCTAAGACAATTTCACAC ATGTTTAATGACAAGAAGGACAGAAATTCAGAAAGACATATCTTTAAGTTAAGCGGAACGGGTGTGACTGAAGAGCCACTGGGAGTCTTCTCTATCAATGAAGAAACTGGAGAGGTCTATGTCCATAGAGCTATTGACAGAGAGAAGTACGCGCTCTTCCAT CTCAAGTTTCAAATCTTGGACAAAGACACTGGTCTACAAATAGACAGAGAACTATCTTTTGACATAGAAATAATGGACATCAATGACAATGCGCCAACATTTGCCAAATCCCGAATCACAGCCGACGTAAAGGAAAACTCAGAAGAGG GGTATTTGCCAGTGCAGCTACATGCCATGGACAGCGATCAAAGAGGCACACCTAACTCTAACGTCACCATCAGTGTGATTTCACAGAAACCACAACAGCCCGTGATTGCTTTGAAACAGATTGATGACAGGCTGGCCCAGCTCACACTTACAGGATGTTTCAACTATGAT aaAACAAGGAATTATGAAGTGATTGTTCAGGCAAAGGATCAAGGAACCCCACCCCTTTCCTCAACTGCTGTTATATCTCTCAATATTGTTGACACAAACACCCATCCACCAGTGTTCAAGGAGACTAAG TATAAAGGTGAGGTGTTAGAATCAACCATTAAAAGAGATGTCTTGAGAGTTGCAGTAGAGGACAAAGATACTCCAAATACTCCAGGCTGGCGTGCCAAATATTTCATCAAAGGGAATGAGGATGGAGCTTTCCAAATTGAAACTGACCCAGCGACAAATGAGGGCATTCTAAGTGTCATTAAG GAAATGGATTTTGAGAGAACATCTTTATTAGAACTGCAAATCGGAGTAGAGAATGAGGAACCCTTATTTGTTTGTAAAGACAAATCCACTGGCACCAACAAACTTCCTCCTCCAGATTCAGTCACAGTCACAATCGAAGTGATCGATTTCAACGACCCACCTCAGTTCAAGAAAGAAATAATTGATGTGTaccagagggaggaggagccgTCAGGAAAGCTACTGTTCACGCCAGAGGTTCACGATGAAGATTCTGATATCAATAACATCAG atATGTGTTGTTACACGATCCAGCCAAGTGGATGGGAATTGATGCGAAAACAggacaaatcaaaacaattaaGATAATGGACAGAGAGTCACCTTTCGTTAATGAGGACAGCATTTACAACATCACCATTGGTGCCGTAGATGACG GTAAGCCCCAAGCCACAGGTACATGTACTGTGCTGGTCCACCTGAAGGATATCAATGACAACACGCCTCGACTGGTCAACAATCACGTCATTATGTGTGGAAACAAGGTGAACAAAGTCATGATAGCTGCCGGAGACGCAGATGACCATCCTTACAGTGGGCCCTTCATCTTCTCTTTGAGGGATGATGATGGAACTGTGAAGCGGCTATGGAAACTAGACCCTTCCGTAG GGGAGGAAGGTGGCCTCGTTAGCTTGAAGACACTTCCTTATGGCAACTACACAGTGCCCCTGGTGATTCAGGACCAACAGAGCATGCGTGCAAACAGCACTTTGGGAGTGACGGTGTGCGACTGTGGAGAAGCGAGCGTTTGCCGTCGTAAAAAGCCGCTCTCAACCAGCGGCGGGGCATCTTGCATTGGAGTGATTTTTGCAGGATTgctgttatttttgt TACTACTCCTCATctttatgtgtgagtgtggaaaaaaaacactcaatcaCGGCCACATAGGGCAGGACGAGGGAAACCAGACGCTGATCAAGTACAACCAAGAAGGAGGGGGTGCTGAAAGCATG ACAAAGCCAGTTCTGCCCTCGATACCTACAAATGGAGTAGCTGTGACAGAAGGCCTAAAAAAGGCCACCAGGCAG GTCAGTGAAACCGACGCAGGGATGATCGCGAAGAAAGATGCATACAACACACAA AATGTGAATTTGAACAACAGCACAATGGGAGCGTATCAAATGGACTCCGACTTCAGAGGCCTTGGAAGACAAAACAGG TATTCTTCCTGGAGTACAAACAAGTCCAACTCCTTCCAT CAGGGCCACGGAAAACGGTATCAACGCTCTTTGAGCCAGCAGTCACAGCAGTACATTATAGATCACATTGACAAG AAACTGCCCATGCTTGATGGAGGCCACGTTGAATATCCCCAGTACCAACCCTACAAGTATGTCTATGAGGGAGAGGGCAGCACGTCTCAGTCACTGGATAAGCTGTCCATCGGCAACCTGGGAGACGACTTGCAGTTTCTGAATGACTTGGAGCCAAAGTTCAAGACGTTGGGCAACATCTGTCACAGGGCAATTCAAGAGAAAGAACATACGGCTTTGAAGAACACAGCTGGAAAGTGA
- the mtg2 gene encoding mitochondrial ribosome-associated GTPase 2, which yields MLATLSRVKLPRLLSTEILSGSTLGPRFRGNGLSLVFRSSPLKDTADVRNVCTSRTTFAKVRGNQKSEISEKKLTRHFVDHRRVKLVAGSGGKGNCCFHSEPRKEWGGPDGGNGGDGGSIIIKADRFVKSLAQVAAIYKGEDGQSGGNKNCYGRNGSSTHVFVPLGTVVKEQGKTVVDLSKHGQEFLAAFGGAGGKGNRFFLSNENRAPLTATAGIPGDERVLHLELRTMAHAGLVGFPNAGKSSLLRAISNARPAVAAYPFTTLNPHVGIVNYRDHEQVAVADIPGIIQGAHLNRGLGISFLRHIERCRFLLFVLDLSSPEPWTQLENLRYELDQYEPDLSQRPKAIVANKMDLPGAHEKLETLRSRVMEPVIPVSALTGHNTEELILHLRELYDGYHQAQGTSEGKPTT from the exons ATGTTGGCGACTTTGTCGAGGGTTAAACTCCCTCGCTTGCTTTCTACGGAAATATTGTCAGGGTCCACATTAGGACCGAGATTTCGAGGAAACGGTCTGAGCTTGGTGTTTCGTAGTTCTCCACTGAAAGACACCGCTGATGTTAGAAATGTCTGCACCTCACGTACAACGTTCGCCAAAGTCCGAGGAAACCAGAAGAGTGAGATTTCAGAGAAGAAACTG ACTCGTCACTTTGTAGACCATCGCCGTGTGAAGCTAGTGGCTGGGTCAGGTGGTAAAGGTAACTGCTGCTTTCACAGTGAACCCCGAAAAGAGTGGGGGGGACCGGATGGAGGGAatggaggtgatggaggaagCATCATTATTAAAG CTGATCGATTTGTCAAATCATTGGCGCAAGTAGCTGCGATTTACAAGGGAGAGGATGGGCAATCGGGTGGCAACAAGAATTGTTACGGTCGGAACGGCAGCTCAACCCATGTTTTT GTACCATTAGGTACTGTGGTGAAGGAGCAGGGCAAAACTGTAGTGGATCTTTCTAAACATGGGCAAGAGTTTTTAGCTGCATTTGGAGGAGCCGGAGGGAAGGGgaatcgtttttttttgtccaacgAGAACCGCGCCCCCTTGACCGCAACTGCAGGAATCCCCGGCGACGAGAGAGTCCTTCACTTGGAGCTACGCACCATGGCACATGCTGGACTG GTGGGGTTTCCTAATGCTGGGAAATCCTCTTTGTTGAGAGCCATCTCTAATGCCAGGCCTGCAGTGGCTGCTTATCCTTTCACAACACTCAACCCACATGTCGGAATTGTCAATTACAGGGATCATGAGCAAGTTGCAG TGGCTGATATCCCAGGCATCATTCAAGGAGCTCATCTAAACCGAGGCTTGGGCATCTCTTTCCTGCGACACATAGAGCGCTGTCGCTTCCTCCTCTTTGTTCTGGACCTGTCCTCTCCAGAGCCCTGGACTCAGCTGGAGAACTTACGCTATGAACTGGACCAGTATGAGCCGGACTTGTCCCAGCGCCCTAAGGCCATCGTAGCCAACAAAATGGACTTACCTGGTGCCCATGAGAAGCTTGAGACTCTAAGGAGCCGTGTCATGGAACCTGTCATCCCTGTGTCAGCTCTAACAGGACACAACACAGAGGAGCTCATCCTTCATCTCAGAGAGTTGTATGATGGATACCATCAAGCACAAGGTACTAGTGAAGGAAAACCAACCACATAG
- the LOC131469041 gene encoding calcium-responsive transactivator-like isoform X2: MSVAFSSARPRSKGEVTQQTIQKMLDENHHLIQCIMDYQSKGKTAECTQYQQILHRNLVYLATIADSNQNMQSLLPAPPTSNMSMGPGGMGPSGGHVLSNLNDAMAPLLPPTSVMPSQMSNSPSHAPMQQQQQQQQQQQQQQQQQPSGQVQSSIPSTSLSSYSSSASASGYSHATPSSQGSMIQGPGPGYGSSSTSSSSSSSSSSSSSSRSNLNMQSNQAQAGGQHYQGQQAMGMMGQSGQGNNLMSQRPIGSYRSSQQGSAQQYMGQDEFYGEQYGHTQSSSEPINQQYYPDGHGEYSYQQQSTYGEQGYDRSFDESSQHYYEGGNSQYSQQQAQYQQSSGQQQQQQQQQQQQPQPPPPPFGQQQYSSQQGYAGQTQGYGPGQGGSSQYAQYQQGQSQQYGSYRSSQGGPGAQTQRPYAYEQGQYGNYQQ, encoded by the exons ATGTCGGTGGCATTTTCGTCGGCGCGCCCCAGGAGTAAAGGGGAGGTGACGCAGCAAACCATCCAaaag ATGTTGGACGAAAATCACCACTTAATACAGTGTATCATGGATTACCAAAGCAAAGGGAAgacagctgaatgcacaca GTATCAGCAGATCCTGCACAGAAACCTTGTTTACTTGGCCACAATAGCAGATTCAAATCAGAACATGCAGTCACTACTACCTGCG cctcccacttccaatatgTCCATGGGTCCCGGCGGGATGGGTCCCAGTGGAGGACATGTTCTGAGCAACCTCAACGACGCCATGGCACCACTGCTGCCCCCCACATCCGTAATGCCGAGCCAAATGAGCAACA GCCCCAGCCATGCCcccatgcagcagcagcagcagcagcagcagcagcagcagcagcagcagcagcagcagccgtctGGTCAGGTGCAGTCGTCTATTCCCTCGACATCCCTCAGCAGCTACTCTAGCTCAGCCTCTGCCTCCGGCTACAGCCATGCTACACCTTCCTCCCAGGGCAGCATGATCCAGGGCCCTGGTCCTGGCTATGGCTCTTCCTCtacatcctcctcttcttcctcctcctcctcctcctcctcctcctcccgcagCAACCTCAACATGCAGTCCAACCAAG CTCAGGCTGGGGGCCAGCACTATCAGGGACAGCAGGCCATGGGCATGATGGGACAGAGCGGTCAAGGAAACAATCTGATGTCTCAGAGGCCCATTGGATCTTACCGCTCTTCACAGCAAG GATCTGCACAGCAGTACATGGGACAAGACGAGTTCTACGGCGAGCAGTATGGACACACTCAGAGCTCCAGCGAGCCCATAAACCAGCAGTATTACCCTGATG GTCATGGGGAGTACTCTTATCAACAACAGTCTACATATGGCGAGCAAGGCTACGACCGGTCCTTTGATGAATCCTCACAGCATTACTATGAAGGAG GTAACTCTCAGTACAGTCAACAGCAAGCCCAGTATCAGCAGAGCTctggccagcagcagcagcagcagcagcagcagcagcagcagccgcagccgccgccgccgccctTTGGCCAGCAGCAGTACTCCTCTCAACAAGGCTACGCCGGTCAGACACAGGGATATG GACCTGGCCAGGGCGGATCCTCTCAGTATGCTCAGTATCAGCAGGGTCAAAGCCAACAGTATGGTTCTTACCGCTCATCCCAGGGAGGCCCTGGTGCACAGACGCAGAGGCCCTATGCCTATGAACAG GGTCAGTATGGAAATTATCAGCAATAA
- the LOC131469041 gene encoding calcium-responsive transactivator-like isoform X3, with amino-acid sequence MSVAFSSARPRSKGEVTQQTIQKMLDENHHLIQCIMDYQSKGKTAECTQYQQILHRNLVYLATIADSNQNMQSLLPAPPTSNMSMGPGGMGPSGGHVLSNLNDAMAPLLPPTSVMPSQMSNSPSHAPMQQQQQQQQQQQQQQQQQPSGQVQSSIPSTSLSSYSSSASASGYSHATPSSQGSMIQGPGPGYGSSSTSSSSSSSSSSSSSSRSNLNMQSNQVSMMHQQSATPHYSSAQAGGQHYQGQQAMGMMGQSGQGNNLMSQRPIGSYRSSQQGHGEYSYQQQSTYGEQGYDRSFDESSQHYYEGGNSQYSQQQAQYQQSSGQQQQQQQQQQQQPQPPPPPFGQQQYSSQQGYAGQTQGYGPGQGGSSQYAQYQQGQSQQYGSYRSSQGGPGAQTQRPYAYEQGQYGNYQQ; translated from the exons ATGTCGGTGGCATTTTCGTCGGCGCGCCCCAGGAGTAAAGGGGAGGTGACGCAGCAAACCATCCAaaag ATGTTGGACGAAAATCACCACTTAATACAGTGTATCATGGATTACCAAAGCAAAGGGAAgacagctgaatgcacaca GTATCAGCAGATCCTGCACAGAAACCTTGTTTACTTGGCCACAATAGCAGATTCAAATCAGAACATGCAGTCACTACTACCTGCG cctcccacttccaatatgTCCATGGGTCCCGGCGGGATGGGTCCCAGTGGAGGACATGTTCTGAGCAACCTCAACGACGCCATGGCACCACTGCTGCCCCCCACATCCGTAATGCCGAGCCAAATGAGCAACA GCCCCAGCCATGCCcccatgcagcagcagcagcagcagcagcagcagcagcagcagcagcagcagcagcagccgtctGGTCAGGTGCAGTCGTCTATTCCCTCGACATCCCTCAGCAGCTACTCTAGCTCAGCCTCTGCCTCCGGCTACAGCCATGCTACACCTTCCTCCCAGGGCAGCATGATCCAGGGCCCTGGTCCTGGCTATGGCTCTTCCTCtacatcctcctcttcttcctcctcctcctcctcctcctcctcctcccgcagCAACCTCAACATGCAGTCCAACCAAG TCTCCATGATGCACCAACAATCTGCCACTCCACATTACTCCTCAGCTCAGGCTGGGGGCCAGCACTATCAGGGACAGCAGGCCATGGGCATGATGGGACAGAGCGGTCAAGGAAACAATCTGATGTCTCAGAGGCCCATTGGATCTTACCGCTCTTCACAGCAAG GTCATGGGGAGTACTCTTATCAACAACAGTCTACATATGGCGAGCAAGGCTACGACCGGTCCTTTGATGAATCCTCACAGCATTACTATGAAGGAG GTAACTCTCAGTACAGTCAACAGCAAGCCCAGTATCAGCAGAGCTctggccagcagcagcagcagcagcagcagcagcagcagcagccgcagccgccgccgccgccctTTGGCCAGCAGCAGTACTCCTCTCAACAAGGCTACGCCGGTCAGACACAGGGATATG GACCTGGCCAGGGCGGATCCTCTCAGTATGCTCAGTATCAGCAGGGTCAAAGCCAACAGTATGGTTCTTACCGCTCATCCCAGGGAGGCCCTGGTGCACAGACGCAGAGGCCCTATGCCTATGAACAG GGTCAGTATGGAAATTATCAGCAATAA
- the LOC131469041 gene encoding calcium-responsive transactivator-like isoform X1: MSVAFSSARPRSKGEVTQQTIQKMLDENHHLIQCIMDYQSKGKTAECTQYQQILHRNLVYLATIADSNQNMQSLLPAPPTSNMSMGPGGMGPSGGHVLSNLNDAMAPLLPPTSVMPSQMSNSPSHAPMQQQQQQQQQQQQQQQQQPSGQVQSSIPSTSLSSYSSSASASGYSHATPSSQGSMIQGPGPGYGSSSTSSSSSSSSSSSSSSRSNLNMQSNQVSMMHQQSATPHYSSAQAGGQHYQGQQAMGMMGQSGQGNNLMSQRPIGSYRSSQQGSAQQYMGQDEFYGEQYGHTQSSSEPINQQYYPDGHGEYSYQQQSTYGEQGYDRSFDESSQHYYEGGNSQYSQQQAQYQQSSGQQQQQQQQQQQQPQPPPPPFGQQQYSSQQGYAGQTQGYGPGQGGSSQYAQYQQGQSQQYGSYRSSQGGPGAQTQRPYAYEQGQYGNYQQ; encoded by the exons ATGTCGGTGGCATTTTCGTCGGCGCGCCCCAGGAGTAAAGGGGAGGTGACGCAGCAAACCATCCAaaag ATGTTGGACGAAAATCACCACTTAATACAGTGTATCATGGATTACCAAAGCAAAGGGAAgacagctgaatgcacaca GTATCAGCAGATCCTGCACAGAAACCTTGTTTACTTGGCCACAATAGCAGATTCAAATCAGAACATGCAGTCACTACTACCTGCG cctcccacttccaatatgTCCATGGGTCCCGGCGGGATGGGTCCCAGTGGAGGACATGTTCTGAGCAACCTCAACGACGCCATGGCACCACTGCTGCCCCCCACATCCGTAATGCCGAGCCAAATGAGCAACA GCCCCAGCCATGCCcccatgcagcagcagcagcagcagcagcagcagcagcagcagcagcagcagcagcagccgtctGGTCAGGTGCAGTCGTCTATTCCCTCGACATCCCTCAGCAGCTACTCTAGCTCAGCCTCTGCCTCCGGCTACAGCCATGCTACACCTTCCTCCCAGGGCAGCATGATCCAGGGCCCTGGTCCTGGCTATGGCTCTTCCTCtacatcctcctcttcttcctcctcctcctcctcctcctcctcctcccgcagCAACCTCAACATGCAGTCCAACCAAG TCTCCATGATGCACCAACAATCTGCCACTCCACATTACTCCTCAGCTCAGGCTGGGGGCCAGCACTATCAGGGACAGCAGGCCATGGGCATGATGGGACAGAGCGGTCAAGGAAACAATCTGATGTCTCAGAGGCCCATTGGATCTTACCGCTCTTCACAGCAAG GATCTGCACAGCAGTACATGGGACAAGACGAGTTCTACGGCGAGCAGTATGGACACACTCAGAGCTCCAGCGAGCCCATAAACCAGCAGTATTACCCTGATG GTCATGGGGAGTACTCTTATCAACAACAGTCTACATATGGCGAGCAAGGCTACGACCGGTCCTTTGATGAATCCTCACAGCATTACTATGAAGGAG GTAACTCTCAGTACAGTCAACAGCAAGCCCAGTATCAGCAGAGCTctggccagcagcagcagcagcagcagcagcagcagcagcagccgcagccgccgccgccgccctTTGGCCAGCAGCAGTACTCCTCTCAACAAGGCTACGCCGGTCAGACACAGGGATATG GACCTGGCCAGGGCGGATCCTCTCAGTATGCTCAGTATCAGCAGGGTCAAAGCCAACAGTATGGTTCTTACCGCTCATCCCAGGGAGGCCCTGGTGCACAGACGCAGAGGCCCTATGCCTATGAACAG GGTCAGTATGGAAATTATCAGCAATAA